The Victivallis sp. Marseille-Q1083 genome has a window encoding:
- a CDS encoding BrnA antitoxin family protein — protein sequence MRAEYDFSNAVKNPYVKPRKTAVTIRLDPATVEYFKSLASEVSLPYQTLINSFLTDCAKRKVKPNIKWS from the coding sequence ATGAGAGCGGAATACGATTTTTCCAATGCAGTCAAAAACCCTTATGTGAAGCCTCGGAAAACAGCGGTGACAATCCGGCTTGATCCGGCGACCGTGGAGTATTTCAAATCGCTGGCAAGCGAAGTGTCACTGCCGTACCAGACGCTTATCAATTCGTTTTTGACCGACTGCGCCAAACGCAAGGTAAAACCGAATATCAAATGGAGCTGA
- a CDS encoding BrnT family toxin codes for MNFEWDENKAATNQQKHGITFQEAATVFQDEDALQIFDPDHSEDEDRFILLGMSSILRILVVCHCYRANDDVIRIISARKATRNESSTYKRRK; via the coding sequence ATGAATTTTGAATGGGATGAAAATAAGGCGGCAACCAATCAGCAAAAACATGGAATCACTTTTCAGGAAGCTGCAACGGTATTTCAGGATGAAGATGCGCTGCAGATTTTCGATCCCGACCATTCGGAGGATGAAGACCGTTTCATCCTGTTGGGAATGAGTTCCATTTTGCGGATTTTAGTGGTCTGCCACTGTTATCGCGCCAATGACGATGTGATCCGGATCATTTCCGCACGGAAAGCAACCCGGAATGAAAGTTCCACCTACAAGAGGAGGAAATGA
- a CDS encoding PD-(D/E)XK nuclease family protein: protein MATIDELRQEPHWSYSALNTYLNICQAQFMYRYVDQAEVERTSVCLPFGKAFHSALTAQAWECMMGGSLTRDEIVDRFEEAFKIEAEATPNLIYKEGENFDTVIDLAAKMLDAALANWSDYYTIKGVAQAFRIDVPGLDKPLIGEYDLIVQDGRDACIVDWKTSASRWPAGKADRDLQATVFSYAYEKQNGTVPLFRFDVITKTKNPGCESHYTNRGFHDFRRFEALANRAQYAINKGVFLPNETSFACNECPYRDRCRQWHLKRWR, encoded by the coding sequence ATGGCGACCATCGACGAACTGCGGCAGGAACCGCACTGGTCGTATTCGGCGCTGAATACGTACCTCAACATCTGTCAGGCGCAATTCATGTACCGCTACGTGGATCAGGCCGAGGTCGAACGGACTTCGGTCTGCTTGCCATTCGGCAAGGCGTTTCATTCAGCATTGACCGCTCAGGCGTGGGAGTGCATGATGGGCGGCTCGCTGACCCGTGATGAAATCGTTGACCGGTTTGAAGAGGCGTTCAAAATCGAAGCCGAAGCGACGCCGAACCTGATCTACAAGGAAGGCGAGAACTTCGACACGGTGATCGATCTTGCCGCGAAGATGCTGGATGCGGCGCTGGCGAACTGGTCGGATTACTATACGATCAAGGGCGTTGCTCAGGCATTCAGGATCGACGTTCCCGGACTGGATAAGCCCCTGATCGGCGAATACGACCTCATCGTTCAGGACGGACGGGATGCCTGTATCGTGGACTGGAAAACCTCGGCGAGCCGCTGGCCTGCCGGGAAAGCTGACCGCGATCTTCAAGCTACCGTGTTCAGTTACGCCTATGAGAAACAGAACGGCACGGTTCCGCTCTTTCGGTTCGATGTCATCACCAAGACCAAGAATCCGGGTTGTGAATCGCACTACACCAATCGCGGATTCCACGACTTCCGACGCTTCGAGGCACTGGCGAACCGGGCGCAGTACGCGATCAACAAAGGCGTGTTCCTGCCGAATGAAACATCGTTCGCCTGTAACGAGTGTCCGTATCGGGATCGTTGCAGACAGTGGCATTTAAAAAGATGGAGGTGA
- a CDS encoding DUF932 domain-containing protein codes for MGLTMSEGKFVGRDEIAMVPTPTATASWKPVPHSEVIDAVTDVVKAHNWQILDEQYGLARDGQRMFGVIRINRTSSAEWSRCIGIRNSHDRTIAVGLAAGLNVQVCANLMFGGSTVLKRRHTSRIELNGLVVEAIDALEDDFLTLETVAEDLKIQYVKDDVARIAIVKAAEARAVNSSDILPIFREFKEPRHEEFAEPTRWSLLNAFTENAKKYSPARADQCYRGLTRLFGLDGQPPTLWR; via the coding sequence ATGGGATTGACGATGAGTGAAGGAAAGTTCGTCGGGCGTGACGAGATCGCAATGGTTCCGACGCCGACCGCTACCGCGAGTTGGAAACCGGTTCCCCATAGCGAAGTGATCGACGCTGTTACCGATGTGGTAAAGGCGCACAACTGGCAGATTCTCGACGAGCAGTACGGCCTGGCCCGTGACGGTCAGCGGATGTTCGGCGTGATTCGGATCAACCGGACTTCAAGCGCAGAGTGGTCACGTTGCATCGGCATCCGCAACAGTCATGACCGCACGATTGCGGTTGGCTTGGCTGCCGGATTGAACGTACAGGTCTGCGCGAATTTGATGTTTGGAGGCAGTACGGTTCTGAAACGGCGACACACCTCACGGATTGAGCTGAACGGTCTGGTCGTGGAAGCCATCGACGCACTCGAAGATGATTTCCTGACGCTCGAAACCGTAGCCGAAGACCTGAAGATTCAGTACGTCAAGGACGATGTTGCCCGTATCGCTATCGTGAAAGCAGCGGAAGCCAGAGCCGTCAACTCCTCGGATATCCTGCCGATCTTCAGGGAGTTCAAAGAGCCGCGGCATGAAGAGTTCGCCGAACCGACCCGCTGGAGCCTGTTGAATGCGTTCACCGAGAACGCGAAGAAGTACAGCCCCGCCCGCGCCGATCAATGCTATCGCGGACTGACGCGCCTCTTCGGTCTCGACGGCCAGCCGCCGACCTTGTGGAGATAA
- a CDS encoding zinc metalloprotease HtpX has product MKRCIFCNEQIQDDAKLCRYCKRRQSVPASSILERIKESRRLQFGGGLGKSLGIFFGANLAAVLFLILLGAFLAPELGMLAGLGVLILGSTVPFVMLLFSKQIARWQTPMKILKPDDANNTDQEKSLLALVAALADRAGLPVVPEVGIFESTEVNAFATGPSRSNALIAFSSGLLEKMEEAEVAAVAAHETAHIANGDMLTMTLLEGLVNAAVILVDFTISLSDWYEELEERIGWLSAVVRFAIVNVLMLGGNLVLLWFSRHREFEADEVAARLTGIDSMISVLRHLEAGEAAENPTCSDDSAAAMMFSAPPGWCDIFSTHPSCERRIAHLEQVLGNQ; this is encoded by the coding sequence ATGAAACGTTGCATTTTCTGCAATGAGCAGATTCAGGATGATGCGAAACTCTGCCGCTATTGCAAACGGCGGCAGAGTGTTCCCGCTTCATCAATTTTGGAAAGGATCAAGGAAAGCAGACGATTGCAGTTCGGCGGTGGCTTAGGCAAATCCCTGGGGATTTTCTTCGGGGCTAACCTCGCCGCCGTTCTCTTTCTTATTCTGCTTGGCGCTTTTCTCGCTCCTGAGCTCGGTATGCTGGCTGGATTGGGTGTCCTCATTCTCGGAAGTACAGTGCCATTTGTGATGCTGCTTTTTTCAAAGCAGATCGCGCGATGGCAAACACCGATGAAAATCCTCAAACCGGATGACGCAAACAATACCGATCAGGAAAAATCCCTGTTGGCACTGGTTGCTGCTCTGGCGGATCGTGCCGGTTTGCCAGTTGTTCCGGAGGTCGGGATTTTTGAGAGCACTGAAGTCAATGCTTTTGCAACCGGCCCGTCACGAAGCAACGCCCTGATCGCCTTCAGTTCCGGTCTTCTGGAGAAAATGGAGGAAGCGGAAGTTGCCGCAGTCGCTGCCCATGAGACTGCCCACATTGCCAATGGTGATATGCTGACCATGACTTTGCTGGAAGGTCTGGTGAATGCGGCCGTAATTCTCGTCGATTTCACGATCAGTTTGAGCGATTGGTACGAGGAATTGGAGGAGCGTATCGGCTGGTTGTCCGCCGTTGTCCGCTTCGCCATCGTCAACGTGCTGATGCTCGGTGGAAACCTGGTATTACTTTGGTTTTCGCGTCATCGGGAATTTGAAGCGGATGAGGTTGCAGCCCGATTGACCGGTATTGATTCCATGATCAGCGTACTGCGTCACTTGGAAGCCGGGGAAGCCGCTGAAAATCCAACTTGCTCCGATGATTCGGCAGCAGCCATGATGTTCTCCGCGCCTCCCGGCTGGTGTGATATTTTCTCAACGCACCCGTCTTGTGAAAGGCGAATAGCGCATCTTGAACAAGTCCTCGGCAATCAATAA